A genomic region of Rhodospirillales bacterium contains the following coding sequences:
- a CDS encoding cobalamin biosynthesis protein produces MLEFLSDIHDNLLDPGRFLTALSAIVLTGIVGLVTGPRGGSAQPLYWQVNDLLTGWIGGKLDRLHRKAVDLLFRGVLFVYFALQIAYMFGYLAQRITAEMPLYGFTEILILSLLLTSGTVWFALLKLYFAMRDGKTGQGAYYAIARSSRVNLAVSDDYGITRTGMGLAARSFDKGIVAPVIWYLIAGLPGAFIYSALTAVVWRFGRDGSCRGFGKVALALEKLMGFVPHVLAGILMALAGLLTPTGGMSRALLALLHGKAKAPYAEGGLPVTAMAYALNVSLGGAVQDIDGHKIKRTWVGPEGATAQLEKGHLRRALYLSLMAHVLFLSALVGAMIVAGRLG; encoded by the coding sequence ATGCTTGAATTTTTATCGGACATTCACGACAACTTGCTGGATCCGGGCCGTTTTCTGACGGCTCTGAGTGCTATCGTATTGACCGGGATTGTCGGGCTGGTTACCGGTCCGCGGGGCGGGAGCGCACAACCGCTTTACTGGCAGGTCAATGATCTGCTGACCGGCTGGATCGGCGGCAAGCTGGATCGTTTGCACCGCAAGGCCGTTGATCTGCTGTTTCGCGGCGTTCTGTTTGTCTATTTTGCTCTGCAAATCGCTTATATGTTTGGCTATCTCGCGCAGCGTATAACGGCAGAAATGCCGCTCTACGGCTTTACGGAGATTTTGATTCTATCCCTTCTTTTGACATCGGGGACGGTCTGGTTTGCCCTGTTAAAGCTCTATTTCGCGATGCGCGACGGTAAAACCGGGCAGGGCGCATACTATGCCATCGCCCGCTCATCGCGCGTCAATCTGGCCGTCAGCGATGATTACGGCATCACCCGCACGGGAATGGGACTCGCCGCCCGCAGCTTTGACAAGGGGATCGTTGCTCCTGTGATCTGGTATCTGATTGCCGGGCTGCCGGGTGCCTTTATTTATAGCGCCCTTACGGCTGTCGTCTGGCGTTTTGGACGGGACGGTTCCTGCCGCGGGTTTGGCAAGGTAGCGCTGGCATTGGAGAAACTGATGGGGTTTGTGCCGCATGTGCTGGCGGGGATATTAATGGCGCTGGCCGGGCTGTTGACTCCGACTGGCGGGATGAGCCGTGCGTTGCTGGCGCTTTTACATGGCAAGGCCAAAGCTCCGTATGCGGAGGGCGGCTTACCGGTGACGGCGATGGCCTATGCCCTGAATGTGTCTCTGGGCGGCGCCGTGCAGGATATCGACGGGCATAAGATCAAGCGCACGTGGGTCGGTCCTGAAGGCGCGACGGCGCAGCTGGAAAAGGGGCATTTGCGGCGGGCGCTCTACCTGAGCCTGATGGCGCACGTGCTGTTTCTTTCGGCCTTGGTCGGGGCCATGATTGTTGCCGGGCGTCTGGGGTGA